The Sporichthyaceae bacterium genomic sequence CATGGTCACCGAGCCATCCGCGGAGCGCACCACGGTGGCGCTGTCCGGCGGTGTCAGCCCGCCCGCGAAGACCCACTGCTTGGTGTCCATGAGCTCTTTGTTCAGGGCGTCGACGTCGGCGAAGATCTGCTGCATCTCCTCGGGCTCGGGCTGGTAGTCCCGGGCGTGCCACACGGACAGCATGTACTGGGTCATCTGACGTCTCCTCGCTCGTGGACCGACATCGTTGCC encodes the following:
- a CDS encoding YciI family protein is translated as MTQYMLSVWHARDYQPEPEEMQQIFADVDALNKELMDTKQWVFAGGLTPPDSATVVRSADGSVTMTDGPFLETKEALGGFWIVELPDLDAALALARRATVACRVPVEVRPFQPVPEG